ATTCACACGCTTTAAGCGGTAACATCTGCGTTGGCCTAATTTTTACTCTATAAGAAAAGAGTTTGatcaaattacaaaaaaaaaaacttgaaggTGTGTTCATATACACATAACAGAAGATTAttgacaaacaaacaaacaaatgttGGTAACTTCTCAGCAACAGCTGGAAAATCTCTGACATtactttgtttcttcttcttctttggccaAAAACAGAGATGTGTGGTGAGAGGGGGACAGAAAATGATATCTCCGTTTACAGTATTCTCATCTGAACAAGGCTTGAAGCTCTTCAAGCGTTTTCCCTTTGGTCTCAGGAACCCATAGAGTCACAAACACCACCGTGAATGCACAAACCACCGCGTACAGTGTGAAAGTTCCTGTCCCAAATATTAACCAAATTAcccattttaaaaattatctacCTGGTGCACCCTCATggtgaaagagagaaaaagagtaaATAAGAGAGAAACCTCCACTGCTCCAGGCTAAGAGCAAGTTTGCAGTCATGGTGATCAACCAAGAAAAGAACCAATTGGCTAAAGTTGCTATGCTTCCTGCTAAACCCTTTATGTTCACAGGAAGGATCTGTTTTTtatcacaacaacaacaacaaagcaatcaaaagatagTTTAATCAAAGAATAGTTTAATCAAAGTTCTTACAACACTTTAGTTCTAACTCTTTTTAATACCTCAGACATAATGAGCCACGGAATCGGTCCCATTCCTAATGAGAAAGAAACAACCATTGCCTGTAATAATTCAACAAGAGTTAAAAGCAAAGTTAACATCAAGAAAGTTGTAATACAATAGCAAAACAAACTCACCACTACTCCAATTACAGACAGGATGCTCAGCATACTGTACATGTCTGAATCATGAGACACAAATCCCTAAAACAAAtacatgttaaaaaaaaactcaaaacgtTGTTTCAGAAGATTAATAAAACAGGTGTAACTTAGGGAAGTTGCAAACTATACAAAAAAGTACCTTAAGGTAGAAAGCAGCTGCAACAATCACAAGGCTGATCGTCATCCCAACCGAAGAGATCTACAAAACATTTTCCATTTGCCTTATTAGTTACTATTGGACATGTCCTGAGTCCTCAAGATAATGACACTAATGAATACTCACGGTAAGCAGAAGCCGACGACCTGCTTTGTCCACCAACCATGTTGAGATTGCAGTAGCCACTACTTGAATAGCACCTACCCCAAATGTTGCTGCATTACTCGATGTAACTCCTGAAAacgaaaaacatgaaaaatgttgaAGCTATGTTAAATAATCTGAAACAAGAAACGTTTACATGTTCTCAGAGCAGGGGATTTACCTGCAGATTCAAAGATTGTACTGGAATAGAATAAGACGCCGTTAATCCCACCAAGTTGTTGAAGTACAAGCAACCCTATACCAACCtgttacacacacacacacacacacaaaaatgaGTTTTAAGATAATGTTTGTTATGGTAGAGAAAGATATTCAATTGTTTTGTACCATAAGTGGGAAATAGTATCTCCTCCGCTTGAGATCTACAAACCGAACTGTAGATGATCGCTTAGAAGATGATGCCACAGATCTCTTCAGGAGATATGAAAAAAGAATAAGTGTTTGATAATCATTCAATCATTCATGCACCTTTAAGAAGGAAAGATTCTGAGTGGGTGATATTACCTTGATTTCATTAACCTCAACGGTAATATCAGTCTCAAATCCTCTGAGAACTTGTAATGAAGTTTCAAAATCATCAGTCATACCCATTTTTGCCTACAAAATTAAAGTAAAAGCATCACATAAGAGTGGATTAACTAAAAAATATGCACTCACTcactcaagaaaataaaatactataactAACTTACCAGCCAGCGAGGGGACTCAGGAATGAAAAAGAGACCCGGTATCAATACTATGCACGGCAATGTCCCTAAAGGATAAAGACAAGAAAGAATGTGATGAGAGGCATGCTGATGAAAACAtagtcagaaaaaaaaacagtttcagGCTTTGTGTGTTGATGAGACTTACCCAAAACTGCAAGAATCCTCCAAGGAACAAAGAGGCCAAGTAAATAAGCCAACATTATTCCAATTGTCACAGAAAGCTACATGCACAGAGTTAACCAAACATCTAATGTTTAGCATTAAGAATCCGtttccaaaaaagaagaagcagtCAGCTTAGACGTGTCAGACCTGGTTAACTGAACCCAATCCTCCCCTCATATTCTGTGGAGCTATCTCAGCAATGTATACTGGCACCTAAAACCACAAACCAGAGTTGCATAAATTTACTTAAATTCCATAGGCAAAACAACAACAAGGTGAATATTCAGTATTTACAGTGTAAGATATGATCCCAACACCAAAGCCTTCTAAAAGTCTCCCCATGTAAAGAAACGAAGTATCCTACAAAAAAACCAAGAATGAACAATCTAACAATTTTCAGATCAAGTAAAGAAActagaaaacaaacaaaagactCACTTTTGCAAATGATATGCAAAGCCAGCCAATGATATTGGGAATTGCAGCAATCATCAGAGACTGTCCAAGATACACACACAAGTAAGAAGTCATAAGCTGgatcaaaaaattcaaaaacagagTAAGTAATCCAAAGCTATACCCCTTTCCGTCCAATGTATTCTGCAATCTGACCACTAGCAATTGCACCAACCATAGCACCCACATTGGATAGAGAACCAAACACAGAGTACTAACACATGGACACAAGAGATCAAAAGTCAGGCTAAACCGAAATAAACCAGAGAGCTGGCTTCTAGACAAAAGAGATTGGTTTTTATTACCTCGGATACAGTTAAACCGAGATCCTTAGTGATCGCAGCTTGTGTCGGAGAAGAATAACCACActgaaacccaaaaaaaaaagattacaaaaTCAGCCACAAATGGAAAAACTAACAAAAAGGTTGGGactttttatataaacttaCGGTGAAACCGAACTGAATAGGACCAAGAGCAACGATCAGAACACAAGCAAGAACAGAGATTGAGCTGTCTCTGATAACTTGAGACGAACCCATCATGCTCGATTGTCTTGAACCCATCCGGTACCAGCTCCCTGTGTGTAAGAAAGGTCGTCGCAGATCATTCCTTACCTCCTCTGTAtcactcatttttttttttgattcttgTCTCTATACACTCTCTGTCCTAATCTATATTATATCGAAAGGTTCAAGCTTTGGCCTCCTGATgaagtaaaaatgaaaaactcCTTTGGACTTTCTAGAAACTTTGATGACGAAGCTTGGATAAGAACGGATTAAGAGACACGCCGTCttgttatttaacaaaaaaaaaagaaaaaaatcgaaaaaggAAGAGGATTTTGGGATGTATATGGGGGCTGTAATGTAGTGATTAATGGCTGGCTGGTGAGACAAGAGGAGACTTGTtcagatagttttttttttcctttaaagaTCACAACAGGTAGCGTTCGTCGCATAAACCGAATTTGGACAAAATTTTAGATAGgagataatttatttatttattgataaaactaAATGTTTCTTTTTGGACAACGATAAAACTAAATGTATATCTTATTATTACCAAGCTTTTGTTTGaggatattttatttttatttttgctaaaactaAAAAAGTATTTAGACTAAACAAAATATACTATTTGTATGAATAATGTTGTCATATGCTAAAGATAATTACAATGTTTTTTGGATGATGAATAATTGTTATGTAGATCTTTtgctaaaactaaaaatataatatcgtCATCAGGATTTACTAAAATGTGAATGCAGATTCTgaataaaaatatgttggttGTAAATAAGAAtgttattttatgatatttttggaTAGTTTATATCTATTTTCCAAATGCCAGTTAGTGTTTGTTTTGGATATTAATCATTTTTGGTCAGTAATTCACTACCCTTAATTAATGGATTTTAATTTAGGAAATGATATATAATTACTACAAAATACAATCAACTACACTAGTTAATCCCAGATTGGAGGTTTGTTCTCTTGGATATGACATCCACGTCTTGCTTACATCATTATTAAATACGAAAATAAgtaattttgtaatttaagCTTATTATTtgcagtgttctaaaaatcgaTTTAGGCGGCGCTTAGGCGTCCGTCCAGTCAGTAAACTCGAGTATGAACGAAACGATGTTTTAAGcgatttatttaaaaattggtCTAGACGTCCAAAAAATCGACCTAGACACCCGTATAAACAATAATTCTCCATAAAATGCATAAACCGCCTAGCGATTTTTAGAACTTTGTATTCATTCTTTTAGCAAATATTAGAGTATGTAACCATTATATTCTCTTGGATGTCCGTGAACGCACCGCACGCACCGTACTCGTATTACGAAAGTAAAGTTCGAAACCcttatttcaaatattaattcaattttaagtcttcaatttttattatcaCATCTACATAAAAAGCCACATTATTAACGATGGTCTACCCTTTAGACTAAatcaaattgttttgtttttaatcgCCGTTTGGTAAGAAACATAACAGTAAACAAAAAGCAAAACGAGAAAAATGTGAGGGAAGAGGTGGCCAGAACACAAAAAGACAAGAGTATCATATCATACCAAACACGTCTCTGTGATCTGATACTACTGTCTCCATTCATAATCCAACCAATCTTCTTGTTGAccacaaattttatatatctgCACTGTTACATATCACTGATTAAAAGTATTTTGTTGTTACCACCTCGTTTCTCACATGTACAATAGTCTACAAATAGTAGAAAATAAACACAAACATTACCTaaacttttgtttaaaacaGAGATATAAAATTAGGTTatgtatttaaacaaaaaaaaacatcacctAATTTTATATCTCAAATTCGATGAAAACAATAAATCAAAGACCGTCTGTGTTATTGGGCTCCACTTTGAATACCCAAGCAATTTAGTTTGGGCTATAAAATAAATCaacttctataaattttattaaaagccCATATAGGAGAACGTCGGAGCGTGAGTACCGCTCTCGGAATTGTTGTTGAGAATTGAGATAAAGATTCAGTTTAATCCTTTCATATAGAATACTTGTATCGAGATTACAACTCACAATGAGAAGATATCCTACGTAGTTTTGTGGACTTTAGGATGTTCAAGAATAGCATCTATGCAGGGAATGTGTATTGAGGTTGGTTAATGGTAATTATGGCTGTAGTAAGTTTATTCCTCATGCCGAAtcctttaattttatttcttgaaaatttgaattaagATTAAGTTCTCAAAATTATCTTGCAAGAGATGAGGAAACTATTTCTGACATGAAGGCTGACGACTGGGTTTGTAGTCATTTACACCAAATTTAAGTATATAGTCCGTCTCGATTGGGTTGAAAGGAATCTGCAAGCTATGCAGAATATATAGTGATTATCTGCATGTGCGGCAGTTAACGCTTTCACGAAAACAAGATAAGCTGGGTTTTTAATACTAGCAGAAAATGGTACTTTTGGACTTTCAATATCTGATACTTGCCTACTTTGTAACTAGTTAATGTGTAACATTACCCCAAGCAAAGGCAAGAAAACTCAAGTAAACAGTGGTTGATATATTAGTCTTCCTAACAGGACATGTGGACAAACATAGCTTGCTTAGACACCACAAGTTGTCGTCTTTCATAGTGTTATAGGGATTTAGTCCGGTCGTCAGCTACTGCCTGGTGAAAAAGTTGATTCTTCCGCATACAGAAGAAATTGTTCCAATCCACCtgcattttttcttttataatagagatttctattttttcctctatataTAGAGGAACAAATAGCattcttctattttttactctataaaatagaaattaatattttagagaaatacattggagatggtatTCTGAAGAATATGTAGGATTTAGTTTAGTTAATTATGAACTTCAATCTTGGAGACTTACTATTGTTTTATATTCGTTACTAATCGTAAAAAAAGAACTTATGGTTTTGCTAATGAGGAAAAATCACAAGAAACTCATGAACGGAGGAGGTTATGTCATTGTTATGTTGAATTGTCAAACACACTTAAAAAATCTTACTCTCCcggaagaaaaaaataagaaagactTTTGATGATACATCGTTCTTGGGATCTTCTATTATAAGTGTGAAGACAACGGAGTAGATGAAGAAACTATTGTTTGGTTTCTTGCCTCTGTCACTGTAACAGAAACACACCAGCTTCATCTTTTCTCCTCCacacaattttaatatatgttttagtaAGTAGAGAGTTGTGTGTGAAAGTGAAGTATGGGAGATTGATGAAGACGTGAGAGGCAAACAGAACTCATTAGTAGAAAACAAACAAAGCAAAGTGTTCTGAAACAGTGAAGTAAGACTTGTTCTGGTTTTGGCTACAAAACAAGTTGGCAACACAAAActcttaagttttgtttttcagAAAGAAGAGAGAGCTGATAGGGACAACTCAAACCACTGCTTTCCCTTTCATTCATTTCATTTTCCAGccaattttttcttatatatacaaaatataattcttaatGGTGGCCTAAGAATGTTCAATGAACTAGTCAAATCCCTTGAGTTACATTATGCAACTCTTTTGAAGGCATTTAGTTAACCAGAGATCGGTTTAGATGAACCAATTGACTACTTTGGTGAAAACCAAGTTGGTGGAATTTGAAAATTCCAAATCCCAAAATGTCCCTACAACAAAACAGAAGCTACACATGAGGTGTAGAAAAACCATACACCGggagaaaattgaaaaaaaaaaggttaaaaacaGAGAAAGTAAAAAGGGTTACTTGCGATGGGAAGCGTGGAGGGTggcagagagagagattcaGACATTGTTGAGTTCTACAGTTGTTACTACTTCAAAACTgctttttgggttttgattctCTGTCTGAATATAGACATTTCATATCTTCACAACTCTCACCAGTTCCTTATTTCATATATTGGTTGATTCTTCTTTTAATACATTGATTAATTAAGTCTATTTGTTACTTTGCTGTGACTACAAATATGAATGTTAATCTTAGCAAGCatgatatttgtattttactttGAAATGTAGTGTTGAAATTTTGTTGCTAAAGAATACTGAGACATAATGATCTGGAACCTATCAGATATGTACAGCTTCGGTTTTTGTTTGGATTCGTCAGAGAAGGAGTGACATTTCCAAGATAATTAAGTTGGTAAAATCTGTGGTGGGTGAAATTGTAAAGCGACGTTCTTATTCGTGGGCACTGGGCAGTGGCTTATATCACCGGTTCACCATTTTTTTATGTCTTAAGAACATTAACAAAGTCCAGAACATCATGGTCCAATGGTAAGGACGGACTCCTTCCTTCATCTAAGTTGTGAGTTCAAACCCTGATAGAGAGAACTAAGTCATGATTTCTGGACACTAACACAGATATGAATCTATGCTTTAGGGTTTATTTGCATACCCGGAGAAAGGGTTTATCCGTGGGCTGCACTTCTCCTTAAGAATTAGTCTGAATCCTTCCATAAGCCCGGGATACTCCCAGattaatccaaaaaaaaagaacattaacAAAGAGTCAAGTCTATAATAAAGGTTCATCAACTCATAATCCaaagttttaaaacatttgAATTTAAATGATATAGACCTGagaaatattatatagtatcaAACTGTTATATGACCTGAGAAATGGCATGCAGTTGTTTTGTTAAGTTGTTAACCATTTCTTATGGATTTCTCGAAAAATGATTTACAAACCTAAATTCAGAGTTAAACCAGAGAAGATAAGTTTGGGTTTcaagtttgatttgttttttaaattaaagtaaaaaaaaattgttagaaagAGAATGAGGTCATAATGCTAAAGGGGACAAAAACATGTTATGGTAGATAAGTAATTATCGTGTGACAGGCTGTGTCCATGAAAATTTCTGCAGAAGCTATGAcgattacttttattttatattttatcaaatttaattaattactaaAGCCaagttacaaatttttttaattaattacgataattttacatttttgcaACCTTTTTACAACAGTTTTACACGCATGGATTGTAGACGTAGCATTGACGATTTTATATATACTGTATATCTTACATCTTCAGAAAGTACAGTATATTACGTCACGCGTGAATGAATGAATGGATATCTATTTGCATTTCAGGATATTAAATATAGGTAATACGACAAATGGATTAATAATGTTAATATAGTTTTGtattgaaagatttttttttatctgttgGATTAAATTGAAATAACGTGGCTTACAATCTGGTAAAAGAACAAAGTTCTTCCGAAACCATAAATCGACGAGGTAAGACAACATCTCTCGGAACCAAAAGTAAAATGTATCGAAAGATTATTAGTATGGATGTTTTTACATGTTTGTATTAAACTCAATGTCTTTTTGTGCTCCAAAAAGCTtctagttaatttatatattcaaaaggaaaagtaaaaaagaagaagataaaaggTAAGATAGGAAGACACACTTTGTATGGTCTCATGTATTGTCTTAAGTAAATGAAGTATGTTCTGAGTttttctttagtttaaaaacgatacaactaaacaaataataaaataaaagtaaaggTAGGGTGAAAGAGGAAAGAAGCAAAGATATGAGCAAGGGTAAATGGTGCTTCGACAAATTAGGGCTTAAagggttttaaaaaaaaatcaagcgAGCGAGAAGAGAGTAATAATaatgaaggagagagagagagagaatgggcGGGGCCCATAATGTGCAGGGCATGTGGCTGGGCTTCCAACTTGACCTTGTCGGTTGCTCTCTGCACTGCTCTTCTCTGCAACCCACACACTATAAAGCCTAATTCCCTTTTTTTTAGTTaatctctttatattttttgctCATTCGAAAAAAGCAATATGGTGATTACTTTGGTTCTAGAGTTTTTCCGGAAGTTGTTATGCATTTGTTTCAAACTTTCAATAGTTTTGCACTTCTATTCTGCGTTGTTATAAACCGCAATGAAATATTCACTTTACCTTCCAAATTTTAGAAGTTATTATAGGGCTGATAGTGGGAATtagatttttatgattttagaatttatagaatttaatGTTGTTGGTCTATAGATTCTCACATTCTATTGGTAcgatgattttataattttttacaaaGTCTATTGTTATTCAaaaggtttatattttaataattctaTAAATCTATTAAAGTTAGTGttattaaaatttgtatttttaaccaTTTAAGTCATGAAACAAGATTTTGATAACACTCCATATATcccatctaatctattaatttagggattatctactgtttgaagttctcatttaaattttggactctttcatagttggtgctagaatatatcatgcctcctatacaatgcaacctaccaacttaaattaaaccaaatcttaaccaacatagattagttaaacctaaccagtaacacttttataatatttttggttaatctcttaatataattagatcatataaaactgaaccactcttaaataaCGAGTTTCATATCATTccaaataagagaaaaaatatcagATTTATTTataacgtaagcatacaaagaccgtctatgcttatgctcattgatcttccaaaaaccaaataattgtggcatagaccaatataggctcatgttcgtatcactaactttacttccatatatttacttttcacctacatcatatcacaacatacacagttatgcaagaacatgattttttttgttcaaacaaccaaataatggtggcatatggtcagtagattttttaaatatgtttttttatatattacattttacgagactatgtgtataagttttttttgaaaaagagcataactatgtgtataagttaaaaggtaaaaagtgtgacaaagcaaattatt
The sequence above is drawn from the Raphanus sativus cultivar WK10039 chromosome 7, ASM80110v3, whole genome shotgun sequence genome and encodes:
- the LOC108814324 gene encoding sugar transporter ERD6-like 6, which gives rise to MSDTEEVRNDLRRPFLHTGSWYRMGSRQSSMMGSSQVIRDSSISVLACVLIVALGPIQFGFTCGYSSPTQAAITKDLGLTVSEYSVFGSLSNVGAMVGAIASGQIAEYIGRKGSLMIAAIPNIIGWLCISFAKDTSFLYMGRLLEGFGVGIISYTVPVYIAEIAPQNMRGGLGSVNQLSVTIGIMLAYLLGLFVPWRILAVLGTLPCIVLIPGLFFIPESPRWLAKMGMTDDFETSLQVLRGFETDITVEVNEIKRSVASSSKRSSTVRFVDLKRRRYYFPLMVGIGLLVLQQLGGINGVLFYSSTIFESAGVTSSNAATFGVGAIQVVATAISTWLVDKAGRRLLLTISSVGMTISLVIVAAAFYLKGFVSHDSDMYSMLSILSVIGVVAMVVSFSLGMGPIPWLIMSEILPVNIKGLAGSIATLANWFFSWLITMTANLLLAWSSGGTFTLYAVVCAFTVVFVTLWVPETKGKTLEELQALFR